Proteins found in one Thermaerobacter subterraneus DSM 13965 genomic segment:
- a CDS encoding DMT family transporter, protein MWSCKGGLEAGPKSGRQAGLNAGRRAAPRQGRPPGPGGGAGPVHPLAPLLALAGAVLAISFSSVLIRYSQAPSAVIAFYRMALTTLLLLPWAWRDAGRVRRLPPRLLWASVLSGVLLAGHFLTWIASLRYTSVTASVLLVTSHPLYVMAADAWLLRERVPARRLLGALLALTGVAVVTFAGAGAGDLAAGGTALYGNFLAVAGSWFFAGYILIGRRVRQVLPVMPYTTLVYGVASLVIAAGLALTGTPFGPYPWREMLLFVALAVVPTLGGHTVLNWALEWVPASVVSVSILGEPVGASLLAWLLLGEAPSGVELAGGALTLAGLFVATQTAGRETERLRGAAGAAGTAGAGGAAGGGGAASAAAVEPGPGKRL, encoded by the coding sequence ATGTGGAGCTGTAAGGGGGGGCTCGAGGCCGGTCCCAAGTCGGGCCGCCAGGCCGGTCTCAACGCCGGCCGCCGGGCCGCCCCGCGCCAGGGGAGGCCGCCCGGTCCCGGCGGGGGCGCAGGGCCGGTGCACCCGCTGGCACCCCTGCTGGCCCTGGCCGGAGCCGTGCTGGCCATCTCCTTTTCGTCGGTGCTGATTCGCTACTCCCAGGCACCCAGCGCCGTCATCGCCTTCTACCGCATGGCCCTGACCACGCTGCTGCTCTTGCCCTGGGCCTGGCGGGATGCCGGCCGCGTCCGGCGGCTGCCGCCGCGCCTGCTCTGGGCCAGCGTCTTGAGCGGCGTGCTGCTGGCGGGCCATTTCCTCACCTGGATCGCCTCGCTGCGCTACACGTCGGTGACCGCCTCGGTCCTGCTGGTCACCTCCCACCCGCTCTACGTGATGGCGGCCGATGCCTGGCTCCTGCGGGAGCGGGTGCCCGCCCGGCGGCTGCTGGGCGCGCTGCTGGCCCTGACCGGCGTGGCCGTGGTGACCTTCGCCGGCGCGGGGGCGGGTGACCTGGCCGCGGGCGGGACCGCCCTCTACGGGAACTTCCTGGCCGTGGCGGGGTCGTGGTTCTTCGCCGGGTACATCCTCATCGGCCGCCGGGTGCGGCAGGTGCTCCCCGTCATGCCCTACACCACCCTGGTGTACGGCGTGGCCTCGCTGGTGATCGCCGCGGGGCTGGCGCTGACGGGCACCCCCTTCGGCCCGTACCCCTGGCGCGAGATGCTGCTCTTCGTCGCCCTGGCCGTGGTGCCCACCCTGGGAGGGCACACCGTGCTCAACTGGGCGCTGGAGTGGGTGCCGGCCAGCGTGGTGTCGGTGTCGATCCTGGGCGAGCCGGTGGGGGCGTCCCTCTTGGCCTGGCTGCTCCTGGGGGAGGCGCCTTCGGGGGTCGAACTGGCCGGCGGCGCGCTGACCCTGGCGGGCCTGTTCGTCGCCACCCAGACGGCGGGACGGGAAACGGAGCGGCTGAGGGGCGCGGCCGGGGCGGCGGGAACGGCGGGTGCGGGCGGTGCGGCCGGCGGGGGCGGCGCTGCCAGCGCGGCGGCGG
- a CDS encoding ornithine cyclodeaminase family protein, with the protein MPVRWLNAAAVERCLPMAEAVDAMAAAFAAVSAGRVAMPLRLAVEAPAAGGTTLFMPAHDPELNYTVLKTVSVYPGNPARGLPAIGGLVILLDGATGQPVAVMEGATLTALRTGAASGAATRALAREDATVLAVLGAGAQAPYQVLAVCAVRPIRQVRIYNRTRQRAEALARWLEGRLGPGVEPVVVGTPAEAARGAHVICTATSSTAPLLDAADLAPGTHINAVGSFRPAMRELGRDLVARCRPVFVDQRQAAGEEAGELIDALQAGVLEPQDLVELGEVLAGTHPGRVRPDQVTLFKSCGLAAQDLYAAVRAWQRARELGVGQDVEL; encoded by the coding sequence GTGCCCGTCCGCTGGCTGAACGCCGCCGCCGTCGAGCGCTGCCTGCCCATGGCGGAGGCCGTGGATGCCATGGCGGCCGCCTTTGCCGCCGTCAGCGCCGGCCGGGTGGCCATGCCCCTGCGGCTGGCCGTCGAAGCACCCGCCGCCGGAGGCACCACCCTGTTCATGCCGGCCCACGATCCGGAGCTGAACTACACCGTGTTGAAGACCGTCTCCGTCTACCCCGGCAACCCCGCCCGGGGGCTGCCGGCCATCGGCGGCCTGGTGATCCTGCTGGACGGGGCCACGGGGCAGCCCGTGGCGGTGATGGAGGGGGCCACCCTGACGGCCCTGCGCACCGGCGCCGCCAGCGGCGCGGCCACCCGGGCGCTGGCCCGGGAAGACGCGACGGTGCTGGCCGTGCTGGGCGCAGGGGCCCAGGCGCCGTACCAGGTCCTGGCGGTGTGCGCCGTGCGCCCCATCCGCCAGGTACGCATCTACAATCGCACCCGGCAGCGGGCGGAGGCCCTGGCCCGCTGGCTGGAGGGCCGCCTGGGCCCGGGGGTCGAACCGGTGGTGGTGGGCACCCCTGCCGAGGCCGCCCGGGGGGCCCACGTGATCTGCACCGCCACCAGCAGCACCGCTCCCTTGCTGGACGCGGCGGACCTGGCGCCGGGGACCCACATCAACGCCGTGGGCAGCTTCCGCCCGGCCATGCGGGAGCTGGGCCGCGACCTGGTGGCCCGCTGCCGGCCGGTCTTCGTCGACCAGCGCCAGGCCGCCGGGGAGGAGGCGGGGGAGCTGATCGACGCCCTCCAGGCCGGCGTCCTTGAGCCCCAGGATCTGGTCGAACTGGGCGAGGTGCTGGCCGGCACCCACCCCGGCCGGGTTCGTCCGGACCAGGTGACCCTGTTCAAGAGCTGCGGGCTGGCGGCCCAGGACCTGTACGCGGCGGTCCGGGCGTGGCAGCGGGCCCGGGAGCTGGGGGTGGGGCAGGATGTGGAGCTGTAA
- a CDS encoding DMT family transporter, whose protein sequence is MGLRGMAYVLAAAALWGTLGVVARLAYAGGAQPGEVVFFRAAIAFVLALAVARRQGVALAVPRRRWLLLGAYGTISVGLFYLSYFWAVRMLPVAVAAVLLYTAPVFVALLARLFLGETLGLRRLLALAVALAGVVLVSAPDPSAGIRWGGVAVGLLSGLTYALYSIFGKVALRDLDPAAVVVYTLGIGSLVLLAALPPGRLLDLAWSPAVWWWVLLLGVGPTFLAYRLYTAGLQWVPASTASIVATVEPVVAALLGWLVLGESLSAGQGAGAVLVLLAGWLAQEGLSLRAAARATGGPEGHGPRGRRRGSPDGKEAERPCPSAG, encoded by the coding sequence GTGGGTTTGCGGGGGATGGCCTACGTCCTGGCGGCGGCCGCCCTGTGGGGGACCCTGGGTGTGGTGGCCCGGCTGGCGTATGCCGGGGGCGCCCAGCCCGGCGAGGTGGTGTTCTTTCGGGCCGCCATCGCTTTCGTGCTGGCCCTGGCGGTGGCCCGGCGGCAGGGGGTGGCCCTGGCCGTACCGCGCCGCCGGTGGCTGCTTCTGGGCGCCTACGGGACCATCAGCGTCGGCCTGTTCTACCTGAGCTACTTCTGGGCGGTGCGGATGCTGCCCGTGGCCGTGGCGGCGGTGCTGCTGTACACCGCGCCGGTCTTCGTCGCCCTGCTGGCCCGGCTGTTTTTAGGGGAGACCCTGGGGCTCCGGCGGCTGCTGGCCCTGGCCGTGGCCCTGGCGGGCGTGGTGCTGGTCAGCGCTCCGGACCCGTCGGCCGGGATCCGCTGGGGAGGGGTGGCGGTAGGCCTGCTGTCGGGTCTGACCTATGCCCTCTACAGCATCTTCGGCAAGGTGGCCCTGCGGGACCTGGACCCGGCGGCGGTGGTGGTCTACACCCTGGGCATCGGCTCCCTGGTGCTCCTGGCGGCCTTGCCGCCCGGGCGCCTGCTGGACCTGGCCTGGTCGCCGGCGGTCTGGTGGTGGGTGCTGCTGCTGGGCGTGGGACCCACCTTCCTGGCCTATCGCCTGTACACCGCCGGCCTGCAGTGGGTGCCGGCCTCCACGGCCTCCATCGTGGCCACGGTGGAGCCGGTGGTGGCGGCCCTCTTAGGCTGGCTGGTGCTGGGGGAGAGCCTTTCGGCCGGCCAGGGGGCCGGGGCGGTGCTGGTCCTGCTGGCGGGGTGGCTGGCCCAGGAGGGGCTGAGCCTGCGGGCCGCCGCCCGCGCCACCGGCGGGCCGGAGGGTCATGGTCCCCGGGGCCGGCGCCGGGGCTCCCCTGATGGAAAGGAGGCGGAACGCCCGTGCCCGTCCGCTGGCTGA
- the solA gene encoding N-methyl-L-tryptophan oxidase: protein MYDAIVVGLGGMGGAIAYHLARRGRRVLGLDRLAPPHDAGSSHGMSRIIRQAYFEDPAYVPLLLRAYELWEALARDAGETLLVKTGGLMIGTPDSAIVAGSTESARRHGLSYRMLSPEDVGRWFPAFRLEPHEVAVYEEAAGVLFPEKAVAAHLRLARAAGAELRLNEPVESWVAGPSSVSVRTTAGRYQAERLVLAAGAWNPKLLGGFFPMEVERQVSLWFRPAERPDWFEENFPVFIWDRGDEPALYGLPGLNGEGIKAGLHHGGQRGDPDRLPREVTPEDIEPVQRLLARRLPLLDPEPRRAAVCLYTNTPDLHFLVGPHPDHPAVLLAAGFSGHGFKFCPVIGEAVADLVEGKERRDLALFDPGRFRAGQGRS, encoded by the coding sequence GTGTACGACGCGATCGTAGTGGGCCTGGGCGGCATGGGCGGCGCCATCGCGTACCACCTGGCCCGCCGTGGCCGCCGGGTGCTGGGGCTCGACCGCCTGGCCCCGCCCCATGATGCGGGTTCGTCCCACGGCATGAGCCGGATCATCCGGCAGGCTTACTTTGAAGACCCGGCCTACGTGCCGCTGCTGCTGCGGGCGTACGAGCTGTGGGAGGCGCTGGCGCGGGACGCCGGCGAGACCTTGCTGGTCAAGACCGGCGGCCTCATGATCGGGACCCCCGACTCGGCCATCGTGGCGGGCAGCACCGAGAGCGCCCGGCGCCACGGGCTTTCCTACCGCATGCTCAGCCCGGAGGACGTGGGCCGCTGGTTCCCCGCCTTCCGGCTGGAACCCCACGAGGTGGCGGTGTACGAAGAGGCCGCGGGCGTGCTGTTCCCGGAAAAGGCCGTGGCGGCCCATCTCCGCCTGGCCCGGGCGGCGGGCGCGGAGCTGCGCCTGAACGAGCCGGTGGAATCCTGGGTGGCCGGGCCGTCGTCGGTATCGGTGCGCACCACCGCCGGGCGTTACCAGGCGGAGCGCCTGGTGCTGGCGGCCGGCGCCTGGAACCCGAAGCTGCTGGGCGGGTTCTTCCCCATGGAGGTGGAGCGCCAGGTCAGCCTGTGGTTCCGGCCGGCGGAGCGGCCCGACTGGTTCGAGGAGAACTTCCCCGTCTTCATCTGGGACCGGGGGGACGAGCCGGCCCTCTACGGCCTGCCCGGCCTCAACGGCGAGGGCATCAAGGCCGGCCTGCATCACGGCGGCCAGCGGGGGGATCCCGACCGCCTCCCCCGGGAGGTCACGCCGGAGGACATCGAGCCGGTGCAGCGGCTGCTGGCCCGGCGGCTGCCCCTGCTGGACCCGGAGCCCCGGCGGGCGGCGGTATGCCTCTATACCAACACCCCGGACCTGCACTTTCTGGTGGGTCCCCATCCCGATCATCCCGCGGTCCTGCTGGCGGCGGGGTTTTCAGGGCACGGGTTCAAGTTCTGCCCGGTGATCGGGGAGGCGGTGGCCGACCTGGTGGAAGGCAAGGAGCGGCGCGACCTGGCCCTCTTCGACCCCGGCCGGTTCCGGGCGGGGCAGGGGAGGTCGTAG
- a CDS encoding ATP phosphoribosyltransferase regulatory subunit, with translation MPPVPLTLPAAAGAPAALAADPAEETRRRLAGRFAAWGYRRIRTPLWEEARDELLAVFPETALCRFVDPAGRVLALRPDHTLAVARWAASRLDGADPWRLYYLDPVFRRDPRDGRFTAVTQAGVELLGSPAPEGDVEILGLLLEALDALAAPGTAATASATPTTEATVEAAATLKAAAGAAAALEAAGPEGIPFPARVAVGHTGVLQDYLAATGLDEPAAASALAALARRDRVALRRHLEAALGAGRATESYRFLTGSFPLPDALQRLEQLGTAPAAELAAVLRAAGRYFPAAAQRLRFEPGLVRDLEYYTGLVIEVFAGWRRIAAGGRYDGLLARLGGRGPAVGVAFDLEAVAEAAGPPEGPGPGAGGLPAGRVPGAVPPEQLPGSGPGTEGPVAGAIDYLVAGPAGDEAGRLWAEARRLREQGASAVVLCGASSEEEALAAARRRGCLRLLWLDGRRRVLRMARPAAR, from the coding sequence ATGCCACCCGTCCCCCTCACCCTGCCGGCGGCCGCCGGGGCACCGGCAGCCCTGGCCGCCGACCCGGCCGAGGAAACCCGCCGCCGCCTGGCCGGGCGCTTTGCCGCCTGGGGTTACCGGCGCATCCGCACCCCCCTCTGGGAGGAGGCCCGGGACGAGCTGCTGGCGGTGTTCCCCGAGACCGCCCTGTGCCGTTTCGTCGATCCCGCGGGCAGGGTGCTGGCCTTGCGCCCGGACCACACCCTGGCCGTGGCCCGCTGGGCCGCGTCGCGCTTGGACGGGGCCGATCCCTGGCGGCTCTATTACCTGGACCCCGTCTTCCGGCGGGATCCGCGGGACGGGCGCTTCACCGCGGTGACCCAGGCCGGTGTGGAGCTGCTGGGCTCGCCGGCGCCGGAGGGGGACGTGGAGATCCTGGGCCTTCTGCTGGAGGCCCTGGATGCCCTGGCGGCACCGGGAACGGCCGCCACGGCCTCCGCCACCCCCACCACGGAAGCGACGGTGGAGGCGGCCGCAACCTTGAAAGCGGCGGCGGGGGCGGCCGCGGCGCTGGAGGCAGCGGGACCGGAGGGCATCCCCTTCCCCGCCCGGGTCGCCGTGGGCCACACCGGCGTGCTGCAGGACTACCTGGCGGCCACCGGCCTGGACGAACCCGCCGCCGCTTCCGCCCTCGCGGCCCTGGCGCGCCGGGACCGGGTCGCCCTGCGCCGGCACCTGGAGGCGGCGCTGGGGGCAGGCAGGGCTACGGAGAGCTATCGCTTCTTGACCGGCAGCTTTCCCCTCCCCGACGCTCTGCAGCGGCTCGAACAGCTGGGGACGGCACCGGCGGCCGAGCTGGCCGCCGTTCTCCGGGCGGCCGGCCGCTATTTCCCGGCCGCCGCCCAGCGCCTGCGGTTCGAGCCCGGGCTGGTGCGGGACCTCGAGTACTACACCGGACTGGTGATCGAGGTGTTCGCGGGCTGGCGGCGCATCGCCGCCGGAGGGCGGTACGACGGCCTGCTGGCCCGCCTGGGTGGGCGGGGACCGGCGGTGGGGGTGGCCTTCGATCTGGAGGCGGTGGCCGAGGCGGCCGGTCCGCCCGAGGGCCCGGGCCCCGGCGCCGGCGGCCTCCCGGCGGGCCGGGTGCCCGGGGCAGTCCCGCCGGAACAGCTCCCGGGAAGCGGCCCGGGGACAGAAGGGCCCGTAGCGGGAGCCATCGACTATCTGGTGGCGGGCCCGGCGGGTGACGAGGCCGGCCGCCTGTGGGCGGAGGCGCGCCGCCTGCGGGAGCAGGGGGCGTCGGCGGTGGTCCTTTGCGGTGCCTCCTCGGAAGAAGAGGCGCTGGCCGCTGCCCGCCGGCGGGGGTGCCTGCGCCTGCTCTGGCTGGACGGGCGCCGCCGGGTCCTGCGCATGGCCCGGCCCGCCGCCCGGTGA
- the hisG gene encoding ATP phosphoribosyltransferase, whose amino-acid sequence MRYVPGDSRAGGERPLTLALPKGRMLAEVAALCARTGIAAAASLAAGDDPEALVLVDEASSVRLLLVRPGDVWSYVAFGAADLGITGKDVLEEKAGDARGGWLDPPGVVELADLGAGACRMVVAGPPAGAGLWPWRRLQAGRLRVATKYPACARRALGGGPAEVEVIPLAGSVELAPLVGLADVIVDLVATGRTLRAHGLVEYEVLFNSTARLIANEASLRLQEERLLPLAEGLEAAAREAPARQPAAEGRESPCAG is encoded by the coding sequence ATGCGTTATGTACCTGGAGATTCCCGGGCCGGGGGTGAGCGGCCCCTCACCCTGGCCCTGCCCAAGGGGCGGATGCTGGCGGAGGTGGCCGCCCTCTGCGCCCGGACGGGCATTGCCGCCGCGGCTTCCCTGGCCGCGGGCGACGACCCGGAAGCCCTGGTGCTGGTCGATGAGGCCAGCAGCGTGCGGCTCCTGCTGGTCCGCCCGGGGGACGTGTGGAGTTACGTGGCCTTCGGTGCCGCGGACCTGGGCATCACCGGCAAGGACGTGCTGGAGGAGAAGGCCGGCGACGCCCGCGGCGGCTGGCTCGACCCGCCCGGGGTGGTGGAACTGGCCGACCTGGGTGCCGGGGCCTGCCGCATGGTGGTGGCCGGCCCGCCGGCGGGGGCCGGGCTCTGGCCCTGGCGCCGGCTGCAGGCGGGCCGGCTGCGGGTGGCGACCAAGTACCCCGCCTGCGCCCGGCGGGCCCTGGGCGGCGGCCCGGCGGAGGTGGAGGTCATCCCCCTGGCCGGGTCGGTGGAACTGGCGCCCCTGGTGGGCCTGGCCGACGTGATCGTCGACCTGGTGGCCACGGGCCGCACCCTGCGGGCCCATGGGCTGGTGGAGTACGAAGTGCTCTTCAACAGCACCGCCCGCCTGATCGCCAACGAGGCCAGCCTGCGGCTGCAAGAAGAGCGGCTCCTCCCCCTGGCCGAGGGGCTGGAGGCGGCCGCCCGAGAGGCGCCCGCCCGGCAGCCGGCCGCCGAGGGGAGGGAAAGCCCATGCGCCGGTTGA